The DNA sequence TTTGTTCTATGGGACAGGGCTTGGAGTGTACCTCAGTTCTGATGCATCTTCCTGGAGGGGCATGATTGCCTCATTGATGTACACCGTGGTCACCCCAATGCTGAATCCCTTCATCTACAGCCTACGGAACAGGGACATCAAGAGGGCTTTACAGAAAGTTCTCAGGATAACACTCTATGTTCAGTGATGGGAACACTAGTCCTGGGATTTTGAGCTGACAGTGCTAGCAGCAGGTGGCTGCGAAAGAAATCCTacctcctaggggcgcctgggtggcgcagtcggttaagcgtccgacttcagccaggtcacaatctcgcgttccgtgagttcgagccccgcgtcgggctctgggctgatggctcagagcctggagcctgtttccgattctgtgtctccctctctctctgcccctcccccgttcatgctctgtctctctctgtcccaaaaataaataaacgttgaaaaaaaaatttaaaaaaaaataaaaataaataaaaaaagaaatcctacctCCTAATCACACTGAGTTGTGCTTCTCACCCGTCCTCCATAAGTAAGTGACGTTGCCCAGAGCTGCCTTGCGAGTACTTTTTCTAGGTACTTTAACCTCTTATGTTGACTCCTCTGTTATTCTCAGTTCTACCCTCTGCGTCCCCTCCTTTCACTTTCCTATTACTGCACCTCACCTTGGATTTCCAGTCCTGTGGCCACTTATGCTACTACCAGCTCAGAACAGTTGCATGAGGATTATGAAAAGTAGTGCATTTTATCAATAACCATTGTTAGTTCTTATTAACTAAGCGCCTTTGGTGTGCTAGGCTGCAAGAGATGTCTGGAAAACggcactgaaggaaaaaaaaaaaaaaacacagaaaaaaatctttgccctAATAGAGCATAAATCCAGGATCTCAGAGTTTCTGATCACATTATGTGTCCAAACAGAATATTCACTGATGGATTAATTATTTGGCTATTAGCAAGGTTGAACGTTTctccaaatgtttattgagtgcacTTCCAAGATAAGCTATAAAAATCTATCACTAAATGCAGAAAAACTTCTGGGTCCAGAGTATCAGAACTGACCAGGCTCTGATACATCATTTGGTTTAGTTGCCTTGTTGTGCAGGTGAATTTACCAAGGGCCCAACACAGGAGAACACACAGTGATAAAATCTGTGTGAAAGGAAACATGTCTTTAAGTATGACGTCAGTTACTGGATTACAATTCAGGAGAGTAAGGACAGAATCACAGAATCACTACTCTCTAGGTATGTGATTCTGGGCAGCTTCAGCTGAAGTAGAGTATGTTAGGACCAGCGGATCTTCTGATAAATGTTGGTTTTCATATCTTCTTCACCATAAAGCAATTGGATAATGTGTTAAGTCTTGGGATGGTGGTGTTTGCCAAGGCACTGCAACAGGAAAGGcaaacataaacacaaaaatatccgTCCTGATAAAGATGAGTTGCTGACCACTCCAGGATGGAAGGAGTCTGACAGAATCTACTTTCTATCAAGTGGAGTCTTCAAGGGATAGCAccattttgaaaaactatttaTGGATTTCCAAAAGGGGGACCCACCTCCCCCTTAATTTCTTTTAGGCTTTGTGTCTAAAAACAGATTTCATCTAGAAACTGGGGAAAGAATCAGGATATTCGATTGTGGTAGCCGACATCTGATAATCGCAGacttgctttttatattttgggttatCTAAGTCAACTGATACTGTTGATGTCTGCTCATCTATGATCTGTTACCACCACCACAGGCTTCTGTGGCTCATGGATCCCAGTCACCATTCTGGATTTGTTGCTCAATCACCCATGGTTAAGACTACTGCCATTTAAGTTTAGAACTCAAGATATTTGTGAATGTAGTTTAGAACTTCTGTCCAGGTATGGAGGTTAGCTAACTGAACCATATTAAAACACTCAAGAATTACAAGTTTGGAACAAGAGTAGAAATTTTGGATATCAATTGATTAAGACTGCCTTAACATTCCCTGCAGCTTGACTAAACTTAAAACACGTTTCTTCCTGACTGCAAGGGCCTGACCTCCCCTTTGTCATCAATTTTACAACCCAGAATGTCTTCCTTAAAGACCTGGGAGCCATCCCTTTGAAATATAATCGTCAATAATGTTAGCACCTTTATCTCCCAACCTCTTTGCATAGGAGGGTAGGCACTTAAGTTCAATAAGCagcaattagcaaacacagatagACTAGCCACACCGACCAACCTCCCCCCAATATCTTCCACCCCTTTTCCATAAGCTCACCCCAGCCCTTAAAATCCTCCTGTCTTTTGTTCTGTAGAGTTGAGTTCAATCTCTATCCCTTACTGTAATAGTCTTGAATAAGGTCTTCTTTACCTGTTTGACTATGTCCAATGCAATTTTACTTGGACACACAACGAACGACTTTCTCTAGAAAGTCTCTAGAAATTCCTAACAAATTTCTATTAAAGTACTCTTTTGATGAAATTGCCCAGTGTCTTGCCTGTTTAAGCAAATAATATTGCATCTCACAAAGGACTTCAGACTGGAAGAGGAGCAAAACCCACTGTCTTGATGCATCAGTTTCATTTGGAACAAAATATCTGAGGTAGCCTGGTACAAAGACTGTCCATGAGACTCAAAACATGTGAACTCACTCAGAAAGTAATGGTAGTAAAAGATGAATAGAGACTAACCTGATGGAGAGAACATCAGGAGAATTTAGATGGGTGTAAGagaaggcatctttttttttaagtttatattacttactttgagagagagagagagagagagagagagagagagagtgagagcaagcatgggaggtgcagagagggagagagagaatcccaagcaggctcctcaccgtcagcatggagcctgatgtgggcctccaacccaagaactgtgagaaaatgactTAAGCCAATCAAGAGTTcttcacttaactgactgagccatccaggtaccccagagagagaaaacatcttTAAGTTTCGATATTTAAGTGGAAAATTGagtaagaaaggggaagaaaattttaGGCAGAGAGAATTAAGTGTGATGGTCTAGAGACTGAAAGAATATagtctgtttaaagaaaaataagaggggtgcttgggtggcttagtcagttgagggCCCAGCTTTgactctggtcataatctcacggtttgtgtctctgtgccccgtgctgggctctgtgctgatggttcaaagcctgcttcggattctgtgtctccctctctctctgctcctcccctgctcctgatCTCTCTgtatgtttcaaaaaataaataaacattaaaacaattttttaattaaaaaaagaaatataagatatCCAATAtgtctgggaatgcaagctggtgcagccactctggaaaacagtctggaggttcctcaaaaaattaaaaatagaactaccctatgacccagaaattgcattactaggtatttatccaagggatacaagtgtgctcttttgaagggacacatgcaccccgatgtttatagcagcactatcaacaatagccaaagtatggaaagagcccaaatgcccatcgatggatgaatggatagagaagaagtggtatatatatacaatggagtattacttggcaatcacaaagaatgaaatcttgccatttgcaactacgtgggtggaactggagggtattatgctaagtgaaattagtccctcagagaaagacaaatatcatacgacttcactcctatgaggactttaagagacaaaacaggtgaacataagggaagggaaacaaaaatagtataaaaaaggagagagggataaaacataagagactcataaatatggagaacaaacagagggttactggagggggtgtgggagggggaatgagctaaatgggtaaggggcactaaggaatctactcctgaaatcactgttgcactatatgctaactaatctggatttaaattaaaaaaaaataaaattaaaaaaaaagtatccaataTGTCTAGGCAAATGGTTCTCACACTTAGTGTGCAATAGAATCACCTGGTGGGCCTGTTAAAATACAGATGGCTGGGGTCCAGCTGTAGAGGTTCTGATTTAGCAGGTCTGGAGAGGGTATGAAAGTTGGCATTCGTAGTTTCCCAGGTGAAGCTGATggtgctggtccagggaccaatGAAGGACCTGGAAAGGGATAGGAGAGACTAACTGAAGGATGTTATAGACCATGGCAAAGGGTTCGAATTGTATTCAAAGAGTAACAGAAAGTGACTAgaaggttttaagcagagaagtcACAAGTTTTGACTACACCTAAAAAATCAATCTGGCTGCCATGTCCACAGGGAGAAAGTGATTATTGAGCATCCAATTAGGGCACTCTTATAAGAGCAATAATACAATGTCACCATGAATTGTTTTGGAAGAATGGGAAAAGCAAATCATATCATTAAAACAGTGCTATACAGATCATTTAATTGCTTTGATatgaagacaaataaaacaaagacctaaaatgacaaaatttggGGGGGTCTGAGTGACTTGAAAGGGAGGAGTAGGTCTCTCACTGGAAAATCTGAACAGCTCTATTGTATGTGCTAGATGCTAGATGCTAGTGAATTTTGGCAGTGGAAACAAGAAGAGACTTACTAGTATGTCTGCCAACATGCAGTTAAAGCAACTTCCACTAATGGACCAGTGTTGGAATGTTTCTTAATTCTTCAGAAAACTCCTCTTCCAAGAAGGGCAGGAATAGCCTCAGTGTTGAACACTGAGGTCATCCCCACGAGCAATGCTTTCAAAATCTAATGAACAGAGGAATCTTGGGGCGATGGTAAAACTTGTCACAAAATAAGGGGTTGGGTAGGGGGGAAGTGTTTACGGTTGGACCACTGACTCCAGAAATTTGAGGATTACAATAGCAGCAGCAGccaaaattgtcatttttaatgcatattttatttacacCAAgggtttaatgttttaaaataaactttttaaaagtgtaacaCACATGGGGATATGTATGTTACCTTATCATCTCAAACTCTACACTCCTTTTCTATCAAATATCTCTGTGTTTGGATTTCCAgagttattaaaaatttcaatggtgacctccctgctgcccccagggagcattgaatgaatgaatgcccccattcttcatctcttgcccttgaattttccttttcatgaGCCCAGCGTTAGGTTTGTAATTCAAAGAATATTTCCACTACTTCAGaactgcctttaaaattttttcaaggagcacctgggtggctcagtcggttaagcaaccactcttgatctcggctcaggtcatgatctcacagtttgtgagttcatgtgAGCCCAGTGTCGAGCTCTATCTTGGGCTCCcagctgaccatgcagagcccacttgggatttctccctccccctctctctctgcaccttccccctctcaaaataagtaaataaacttgaaaaaaataaaataaaatgttctcaaatacattttattagtaACAAGGGGTCCCATATTGAGTTCCTTCTGAAGCCGACTCTGAGACGATGATTAGCACACAGGATGTTTACCAAGCAATGTTCCTAGAATCAACATCTGTGGAAGGGCATATGTGTGGTAAAGAATTTGGCCTCACCTAAAGAGAGATGGCCTTTGTCCCAGCTCCTGGGAGGTAACCTTTAAATGCTTGAAAATTCCCTAGTGATAGAAGTGATTGGTTATTCGTGAAAGACCTCAGGTTATTCATGAAGGACCACACCTGATAGCTTATGCTAATGAAATGACTTAGGATGGGAACTGGCCTTGCCAAAAAGACCAGCCATGTGATTAAAGGGTTGGAGTGTTGGGCAAAGTGATATCAGGCCAATATAAGGAGGGAGGTTGGAAATTGGGTTCAACCTGATAGGCCATAATTCAACCACTCATGTCTATATAATGAAGCCTCAATAAAAATTCTGGACAATGGAGCTCAGGTAGCTACCTGATTGGAAATGGTCTTTGAGTATTGTCACACATATAGTCACCAGGAGGAGGTAATGGGTCTGGACTCCAAGGGAAGAGAACAACAAGAAGCTTCGCATATGGGAACCTCCATATGCCCTTCTTTGGCTAACTCTAACTTGTGTCTCTTTCCTATAAGCAAACTGCAATCATAAGCACACTGCTTCTTGAGCTCTGTGAGTCATTCTGGTGCATCTGAGGCAGTCCTCTCGGTTTGAATCATTCTAGCAAAGTATCGAATGTGAAAAAGTTCCCAAATTTGTATCCAACTGGTCTGATGTGAGAGTGGACCTAGGGGCTCCTGGACTTGCATCTGGTGTCAGAGGTGAGGACAATCTTGTGGTTTGGCAAATTCTTTGCAGCAaggaaggaaactggaaaaagTCGAGCCAAGATGAAGCCCATCAAAGATCTCCAACAACCAGCACGGAGTTCTGGAGCTAAGATGATCTCTTAGAGTTGTCTGGAATTAGGGCAAAGGGAAGAAATGTTTGCACCCCCACACCTAATCAATCAGTCATCGGATGTGGGCTGCCCCAAGAAGGAGGCATGAGCTTGCTGAAGTAGATCCCTATAGAGGTTGATTGCTGAGGGCTGAGTAACACCCAACATTTGAAGCAACATGTCCCTTATTCCTGAcacaagatcttttttttaattgtggtaaaagaacataacatttaccatcttAAGCAGTTTTCAGTACAGTGGTatgaagtacattcacactgttgtacagtcatcaccaccatccaacGCTAGAACTTTGgtatcttcccaaactgaaattctgaaCCTACTAAACACTACCTCCCCGTCTCTCGCTCCTCCAGACCCCAGCtcccaccattctactttctgtctctatggattcaACTACTTTATGAACCTTACATAAATGGAAGTATACAATATTTTCCCCTTTGCGTCGGGTTATGTAATATGACTGGGGAGAAGTTAGATGGAATGGGAAGGAGAATTATCAGGAAAATTGGGAATCGCCTCTGTTCTGGTAGTTCCTCTCCCATCTATTCCTTGGGAACCATACATCCCAATGTTCCTAGAGAAGTCCCAGGAAACTTGATAACTGTTGACTCAAACTCAATATTAATAGCGTCCCATttcaatttcaaaaagaaattagtcATCCTACTCGCTCAAAAATCTGACCAAGAGCATTAAGGTGCCAAAATGTATCAGACGTCTTGGTCCTTAAGGTAGGGTTTAGAACCTCCCATCAAATTGGTGGgtggatggggcggggggggaggaaTCTCAGGAAAAGTatagaaacaataaataacaagatAGAGTTATGATTATTTTGCATTGATAGACACAAGACTGCTCATGACCAAGAGTCCTGAGTAATGCAAAAGGAAAGTGAGagggatatatggatatatacataatCCTGCAGAGGTTATAATTTAAATGGGGAGCCCAAAATAATCTCCCAATTCCATTCGAGTTATGCTAAGAGGAAAAATTGTGTAAGCAAAAACCAGAGATCCATATAGGTACCTATACCATGTGACTGCACGTCCAGAATGTCTTGTGCATGTTTGATTTGCTGCATTTTGCAGTGCAATGAACCGAAAAGGATAAGACACATGCTGAGATTAGTCTGTCCTGCTGATAATCCCCCACAGTGCTCTCTTGATATCCttgttcctcaggctgtagatgaaGGGGTTCAGCATTGGGGTGACCACAGTGTACATCACCGAGGCCACTGCACCCTTCCTAGGGTAGGGGGAGACAGATGAACTGAGGTATACCCCAAGACCTGTTCcgtaaaacaagcaaacaactgATAGGTGAGAGCCACAGGTAGAAAAGGCTTTGTACTTCCCGCCTGTTGATGGGATTCTCATAATGGAGGAAACAATTCGAGTATAAGAGCAAAGGATCCCTGAGAGTGGAATGCCACCAAAAATGGCCCCCATGAAATACATTAGTATGGTATTGATGGAGGTATCAGAACAGGCAAGGTGGAGAAGTTGAGGTGCATCACAAAAGAAATGATGGATTTCCACACTTGTGCAGAAGGTAAGTTGTGACACCATCAAACAGTGAATCTGAGAGTCCAAAAGGCTGCTGAAAAATGACACGAGGACCAAAAAGCCACACAGGCATGGGTTCATGATGACTGGGTAGTGCAGGGGGTGACAAATGGCCACAAACCGGTCATATGCCATCACAGCCAGGAGTAGATTGTCCAAACatccaaataggaaaaaaaaggacaccTGAGTTAGGCAGTCTGCATAGGTGATAGATCTACTGTGTGTTTGAATGTTCAACAGCATCTTGGGGATCGTAGTGGTGCTGAAACCAATGTCAGCCAAGGacaggttggaaaggaagaagtacatgggtgtgTAGAGGTAGGGGTCAGAGCTGACAGCCAGGATGATGAGCAGGTTCCCCAGCACAGTGACCAGGTACATGGACAGGAACAGCCCAAAGAGAAGGGGCTGTAGTTCCAGGTCATCTGACAGTCCCATGAGGAAGAATTCTGAGACACCAGTTAGATTCTGTGGTTCCATGAAGATGGGACACctcttgaaaaagaagacagtgttgaagaaacaaaacaagggtaGAGACATCCAGCTAAGTGTGAATATTTTGATTCAAGCAATTCATAAGTAAAGCATTCACACTTGAGGATCCTACCTCCTGTTACCTTCAGCAACATTGCTCAATTGTAAACTCTTCTTAGAACTCTTTCCTGATTGGTGTCTTGGTAATTTACCTGTTTCTACATATACCCATCATGAAGACATTGAGCCAAAGAATGTTAGACaagcatctaaatatataaacatagaaatttttaggggcacctgggtggctcagttgcttaagcatctgactcatgatttcagctcaggttatgatctcatggtttgtgggttcaagcccctcatcaggctgtgtactgacagacagcatagggcctgcttgggcttctctctctccctctccctctgcccctcccttgcttgtgctttctttctctctctcaaaataaataaataaactttaaaaagagaaatatttagttATACTTGCCTTGGAACTCATATTTGTGGCCAGGAAAAGTTGAGTTTTCTTGCTATCCCTGCATGATCCCATTGCCCCCTTCACTTCAGCTGCCCAAAGGCAAACACTGTCACGAATGTGGCAGTATATTTTCCTTTCAGTGTTTCCATAATATTAGTACTGATGTATTCATGAacagttttcttaaaaacttacttaatactggggcgcctgggtggcttagtcgatcgagtgtctgacttcagctcaggtcatgatctcatggtttgtgagttcgagccccgcgtcaggctctgtgcggacagctcagagcccggagcctgcttcagattttgtgtctccctctctctctacccctccctgacctgtgctctatctctctctctcaaaaacaaagtttaaaagaaacCTTACTTAACACTATAATAATGC is a window from the Leopardus geoffroyi isolate Oge1 chromosome A2, O.geoffroyi_Oge1_pat1.0, whole genome shotgun sequence genome containing:
- the LOC123604892 gene encoding olfactory receptor 7E24-like is translated as MSLPLFCFFNTVFFFKRCPIFMEPQNLTGVSEFFLMGLSDDLELQPLLFGLFLSMYLVTVLGNLLIILAVSSDPYLYTPMYFFLSNLSLADIGFSTTTIPKMLLNIQTHSRSITYADCLTQVSFFFLFGCLDNLLLAVMAYDRFVAICHPLHYPVIMNPCLCGFLVLVSFFSSLLDSQIHCLMVSQLTFCTSVEIHHFFCDAPQLLHLACSDTSINTILMYFMGAIFGGIPLSGILCSYTRIVSSIMRIPSTGGKYKAFSTCGSHLSVVCLFYGTGLGVYLSSSVSPYPRKGAVASVMYTVVTPMLNPFIYSLRNKDIKRALWGIISRTD